The window GGTTTCACGCATCGTACTCCGAAATGCGGTTAAGGCTGGTAAAAAAATTAAAGAGGTCAGCTTGAGTATCCTTTCGCTTCGGCTGGTGTAAAAATTATAGGAAATCATCATTTAGACAACGAAAAGACCGACTGTAATCCTTGTCGGTCATTTTTTATAGTTCATTTGGAATTTAAAGTGATGGGCCGCTAGAGGTGAATCCCTCCTTAAATTAAAGCGCTTGTTTGCTTTATTACAATTCCTCACCTTTCTCTTTGTACTGAACAATATATGGAGCAAGTAGTACACCAACAATTGATATAATGGCTCCGATACCAATGTTTACATAGCCGTTATTAAAAGGAGAAAGGAAATAAAAAACTATCCAAATTGGTAAAGTAGAAATGGCTGCAACTGTACTTCTACTAAACATGGTTATCTTATGTTTAGTGCCGCAGTTGTCACATTCAATCGGCTTATAAAACCACGAAAGGGATTTATAGATTTTCCTCCAACTAAATGGTGATTTGCAGTTTTCACATTTTTGCATACTTCCCCCTCCTTAAACATCGTTTTTGTTGTATTCAAACCTATAAAAGTTAATTGTTTATATTTATATACGATTTATAATGCTAATTCGATTCAATAATGTGAACTACCCACCACTTAATTTCTACGAAATTTGAAGTGGGGGCTTCCAAAGGCTTTCACCTTTTTCTTTTATTGCTAGGTCATCCACAAGACTAACGCCTCATGTCACTAGCCTTAAATTCGTGGCGTCCCTGCCACTACTGAAAATGAATACAGCCTATACGGGCACTGGTACCCCAGCCATAAACCCTAAATCCGACAGTATCCTGATTCCGTACTGTTTTAGATTTCTGGCCGCATTATAGTCTCGATCCATTTTTGTGCGGCAATGCTCGCACACATACACTCTCTCTAAGAGTTTCACTGTTTCCTTTTTTGAATTGCATTCACTGCATAGTTTTGTGGAAGGAAAGAATTTCTCTGCGAAGATAAGATGCTTTCCTTTTTTCTTCGCTTTATACTCCAACATGGTTCGGAACATGCCAAACCCGTTGTCATGCAATTTCTTGCCCAGGGACAGGCATTGTGCCAAATTGCTCAAATCCAGGTCTTCCACCAAAATAGCCGCATAGTCATTGGTTATCTGATTGCTTCTTTTGTTGAGAAAATCTTTTCGCTGGTTTTTTGCCTTGGCCATGGTTTTTTGATAGTTCTTAAGCGTGTTTTGATAAGTAGTTGAGTAAAGAATCCTGCCCTCAGAATCGACCAGGGCTCTATTCCTTTTCCTGGCCAATGACTTGTTCAACCGTCTCTGGCGCTTTTCAATGATCTTATGGTACCTTGGATACCCGGCTTTGCGACCCTCGCTATCCATGTATAAATCAATCTGGCTATAATCTAGCGCCAGCACTTCATTAGCCCTGATGTTACTCCGCAAAGGCTCTTGTTTCATTGGAAAATCCACAGACAGCGAT is drawn from Bacillus sp. FJAT-18017 and contains these coding sequences:
- a CDS encoding TIGR04104 family putative zinc finger protein; translated protein: MQKCENCKSPFSWRKIYKSLSWFYKPIECDNCGTKHKITMFSRSTVAAISTLPIWIVFYFLSPFNNGYVNIGIGAIISIVGVLLAPYIVQYKEKGEEL
- a CDS encoding RNA-guided endonuclease InsQ/TnpB family protein: MATDKNGNYIKGTKKVLPEGWVTYGYRYAIFPAEDDRKVIERSFGCERKVYNEYVAGLYEHLEKIGFQGGFIQYTTPNYTTITQKYDYLDKSNDSFVYNDAKIRFQAAVKKYNDEFAKKPMQYKKAVRKKMRTTGYVPTLRDMKGFPKFHSKKHGKFSYTTNQTNGNINIVQRNDQSLLCIPKFRNGIPIAMHRELPKEAIIKKATIKREGDRYMVSLSVDFPMKQEPLRSNIRANEVLALDYSQIDLYMDSEGRKAGYPRYHKIIEKRQRRLNKSLARKRNRALVDSEGRILYSTTYQNTLKNYQKTMAKAKNQRKDFLNKRSNQITNDYAAILVEDLDLSNLAQCLSLGKKLHDNGFGMFRTMLEYKAKKKGKHLIFAEKFFPSTKLCSECNSKKETVKLLERVYVCEHCRTKMDRDYNAARNLKQYGIRILSDLGFMAGVPVPV